From a single Halovulum dunhuangense genomic region:
- a CDS encoding pyridoxal phosphate-dependent aminotransferase — protein sequence MSPRYTDVVAALPATVPFVGPEQQERAMGRPFAARLGANESVFGPAPEAIAAMERAAAQVWKYGDAESFELRAELAALHGVGMENIVIGAGIDGLLGTLVRLLVAPGTPVVTSRGAYPTFNYHVAGSGGALHAVPYRDDAEDPDALLDAVRQTRAPLVYFCNPDNPMGSWHGAARVQAFIDALPEDTVLCLDEAYADFAPPDTLPAMDVSRPNVIRMRTFSKAHGMAGARIGYAIAHQDLIAAHARIRDHFGVNLVAQAGALASLRAPDWLAQVVAQVADARARMADIAAGNGLRALPSATNFVTIDCGRDGAHATAVRDGLVARGIFVRMPFAAPENRCIRVSAGRPEDLDAFAAALRETLRDLG from the coding sequence ATGAGCCCGCGCTACACCGATGTCGTCGCAGCCCTGCCCGCAACCGTGCCCTTCGTCGGGCCCGAGCAGCAGGAACGCGCGATGGGCCGGCCCTTTGCAGCGCGGCTGGGCGCGAATGAAAGCGTGTTCGGCCCCGCCCCCGAGGCCATCGCCGCTATGGAACGGGCCGCGGCGCAGGTCTGGAAATACGGGGACGCCGAAAGCTTCGAGCTGCGCGCCGAACTTGCCGCCCTGCACGGCGTGGGGATGGAGAACATCGTGATCGGTGCCGGGATCGACGGGCTTCTGGGCACGCTGGTGCGCCTGCTGGTGGCGCCCGGCACGCCGGTCGTGACCTCGCGCGGGGCGTACCCGACCTTCAACTACCATGTCGCGGGCTCGGGCGGCGCGCTTCACGCCGTGCCCTACCGCGACGATGCCGAGGATCCCGACGCGTTGCTCGATGCGGTGCGCCAGACCCGCGCGCCGCTGGTCTATTTCTGCAACCCCGACAACCCGATGGGCAGCTGGCATGGGGCCGCCCGGGTGCAGGCCTTCATCGATGCGCTGCCCGAGGACACGGTCCTCTGCCTCGACGAGGCCTATGCCGATTTCGCGCCCCCGGACACGCTGCCCGCGATGGACGTGTCGCGCCCCAACGTGATCCGGATGCGCACCTTTTCCAAGGCGCATGGCATGGCCGGCGCGCGCATCGGCTATGCCATCGCCCATCAGGATCTGATCGCCGCCCATGCCCGGATCCGCGACCATTTCGGCGTCAACCTGGTTGCGCAGGCTGGCGCGCTGGCCTCGCTCCGCGCGCCCGACTGGCTGGCGCAGGTGGTGGCGCAGGTGGCCGACGCGCGGGCGCGGATGGCGGATATCGCCGCCGGGAACGGCCTGCGCGCGCTGCCATCGGCCACGAATTTCGTGACCATCGACTGCGGCCGCGACGGCGCCCATGCCACGGCGGTGCGCGACGGGCTGGTGGCGCGCGGCATCTTCGTGCGCATGCCCTTCGCCGCGCCGGAGAATCGCTGCATCCGCGTCAGCGCCGGGCGGCCCGAGGATCTTGACGCCTTTGCCGCCGCCCTGCGCGAGACGCTGCGCGACCTAGGCTGA
- a CDS encoding valine--tRNA ligase yields the protein MAMEKTFDAGASEAAIAAAWDRAGAFRAGANAKPGAETFCIMIPPPNVTGSLHMGHAFNNTLQDILTRWHRMQGHDTLWQPGTDHAGIATQMVVERELAKEGKPGRREMGRDAFVARVWEQKKKSRGNIRGQLERLGASCDWSREAFTMGGAPGDPEAGSGAPNFHDAVLKVFVELYNKGIIYRGKRLVNWDPHFETAISDLEVEQVEVDGNLWRLRYQLMDGATYQHPVEWDEDGNVTATETRDYLVVATTRPETMLGDTGVAVHPDDARYAHLVGKTVRLPLTGRVVPIVADDYADPEKGTGAVKMTPAHDFNDWAVGQRQNLRVINVMGTRAQIDLEVDPGFREGMDDDTFATLKERFHGRDRYEVRDAIITIAGQEGWLDGIDPDRHMVPHGDRSKVAIEPLLTDQWFVDTKQVVQPAIDAVRDGRTRILPEQHEKVYYHWLENIEPWCISRQLWWGHQIPVWYDDQGTPYCAMSEDEARSMAGGKALTRDPDVLDTWFSSGLWPIGTLGWPEQTEELKRYFPTDVLVTGFDIIFFWVARMMMMQLELVKEVPFHTVYVHALVRDEKGKKMSKSLGNVLDPLELIDEYGADAVRFTLTAMAAMGRDLKLSTARIQGYRNFGTKLWNAARFAEMNECSPQPDFDPKSCTATVNRWIVGETARVRESVDEALTAFRFNDAANALYAHVWGKVCDWYVEFAKPLLQSDDAALVAETRATMAWAIDQCLILLHPIMPFITEQLWGDIAPRAKMLVHADWPTYTASQLADAEADAEMGWVIGLIEDIRSVRAETRVPVGAKVPLIQLDLDAAGQAALARNRALIERLARVSEFQTAAAAPKGAVTLPVPGGTFCLPLADVIDLDEERARLEKALGKLQKEMGGLKAKLSNEKFVANAPEEVVDEARARLEELEADEAKLNAAGARLAALA from the coding sequence ATGGCCATGGAAAAGACTTTCGACGCCGGTGCCTCCGAGGCCGCCATCGCAGCCGCCTGGGACAGGGCCGGCGCCTTCCGTGCCGGCGCGAACGCGAAGCCCGGCGCCGAGACGTTCTGCATCATGATCCCGCCGCCCAACGTGACCGGCAGCCTGCACATGGGGCACGCGTTCAACAACACGTTGCAGGACATCCTGACGCGCTGGCACCGCATGCAGGGGCATGACACGCTCTGGCAGCCCGGCACCGACCATGCCGGCATCGCCACCCAGATGGTGGTGGAACGGGAACTGGCCAAGGAAGGCAAGCCCGGCCGCCGCGAGATGGGGCGCGACGCCTTCGTCGCCCGGGTGTGGGAGCAGAAGAAGAAATCCCGCGGCAACATCCGCGGCCAGCTCGAACGCCTCGGCGCGTCGTGCGACTGGAGCCGCGAAGCCTTCACCATGGGCGGCGCGCCGGGCGACCCCGAGGCGGGCTCGGGCGCGCCCAACTTCCATGACGCGGTGCTGAAGGTCTTCGTCGAGCTTTACAACAAGGGCATCATCTATCGCGGCAAGCGGCTGGTGAACTGGGATCCGCATTTCGAGACTGCGATCTCGGACCTGGAGGTCGAGCAGGTCGAGGTGGACGGCAACCTCTGGCGGTTGCGCTACCAGCTGATGGACGGCGCGACCTACCAGCACCCCGTCGAGTGGGACGAGGATGGCAACGTCACCGCCACCGAGACCCGCGATTACCTGGTCGTCGCCACCACCCGGCCCGAGACGATGCTGGGCGATACCGGCGTCGCCGTGCATCCCGATGATGCGCGCTATGCGCATCTGGTGGGCAAGACCGTGCGCCTGCCGCTGACGGGCCGCGTCGTGCCCATCGTAGCCGACGACTACGCCGACCCCGAAAAGGGCACCGGCGCCGTCAAGATGACGCCCGCGCACGATTTCAACGACTGGGCCGTGGGCCAGCGGCAGAACCTGCGTGTCATCAACGTGATGGGCACGCGGGCGCAGATCGACCTCGAGGTGGACCCCGGCTTCCGCGAGGGGATGGACGACGACACCTTCGCCACGCTGAAGGAACGCTTCCACGGGCGCGACCGCTACGAGGTGCGCGATGCCATCATCACCATCGCGGGGCAGGAGGGTTGGCTCGACGGGATCGATCCCGACCGCCACATGGTCCCGCATGGCGACCGCTCCAAGGTGGCGATCGAGCCGCTCCTGACCGACCAGTGGTTCGTGGACACGAAGCAGGTCGTCCAGCCCGCCATCGACGCGGTGCGCGACGGCCGGACCCGGATCCTGCCCGAGCAGCACGAGAAGGTCTATTACCACTGGCTCGAGAACATCGAGCCCTGGTGCATCTCGCGCCAGCTCTGGTGGGGGCACCAGATCCCTGTGTGGTACGACGACCAGGGCACCCCCTATTGCGCCATGTCCGAGGACGAGGCGCGCAGTATGGCCGGCGGCAAGGCGCTCACCCGCGACCCCGACGTTCTCGACACCTGGTTCTCCTCCGGCCTCTGGCCCATCGGCACGCTGGGCTGGCCCGAACAGACCGAGGAGCTGAAGCGCTATTTCCCCACCGACGTCCTTGTGACCGGCTTCGACATCATCTTCTTCTGGGTGGCCCGGATGATGATGATGCAGCTCGAATTGGTGAAGGAAGTGCCCTTTCACACCGTCTATGTACATGCGCTGGTCCGGGACGAGAAGGGCAAGAAGATGTCCAAGTCCCTTGGCAACGTCCTCGATCCCCTTGAACTGATCGACGAATACGGCGCCGACGCCGTTCGCTTCACCCTGACCGCCATGGCCGCGATGGGCCGTGACCTGAAGCTTTCGACCGCCCGGATCCAGGGCTATCGCAACTTCGGCACGAAGCTCTGGAATGCCGCGCGTTTCGCGGAAATGAACGAATGTTCCCCGCAGCCCGATTTCGATCCGAAATCCTGCACCGCGACCGTCAACCGCTGGATCGTCGGCGAGACCGCCCGCGTGCGCGAGTCCGTGGACGAGGCGTTGACCGCCTTCCGTTTCAACGACGCGGCCAACGCGCTTTACGCGCATGTCTGGGGCAAGGTCTGCGACTGGTATGTCGAATTCGCCAAGCCCCTGCTGCAATCGGATGACGCGGCGCTGGTGGCCGAGACGCGGGCGACCATGGCCTGGGCCATCGACCAGTGCCTGATCCTGCTGCACCCGATCATGCCCTTCATCACCGAACAGCTGTGGGGCGATATCGCGCCCCGGGCGAAGATGCTGGTCCATGCCGATTGGCCCACCTACACCGCGTCCCAACTGGCCGACGCCGAGGCGGATGCCGAGATGGGCTGGGTGATCGGCCTTATCGAGGATATCCGCTCGGTCCGGGCCGAGACGCGCGTGCCCGTGGGCGCGAAGGTGCCGCTGATCCAGCTCGACCTGGATGCCGCCGGGCAGGCCGCCCTTGCCCGCAACCGCGCGCTGATCGAACGCCTTGCGCGGGTGTCCGAGTTCCAGACCGCCGCCGCTGCCCCCAAGGGCGCCGTGACCCTGCCGGTTCCCGGCGGCACCTTCTGCCTGCCGCTCGCCGACGTCATCGACCTCGACGAGGAACGCGCGCGGCTGGAAAAGGCGCTGGGCAAGCTGCAAAAGGAAATGGGCGGGCTCAAGGCCAAGCTCTCGAACGAGAAGTTCGTCGCCAACGCCCCCGAGGAGGTGGTGGACGAGGCCCGCGCCCGGCTGGAGGAACTGGAGGCGGACGAGGCCAAGTTGAACGCCGCGGGCGCACGGCTTGCGGCGCTTGCCTGA
- a CDS encoding DUF3592 domain-containing protein, whose translation MDQTSRDPLIERAPVSLWRMLRKFGVLLTLIAIVPAIIFGAIAMFEGRKIERLEREGADTTAVVTGKRIEETRDSDGDRRYSYHVDFDFGHETRSYSGSEAVSIGFYNAVNAGDTLPLRVWSVDPTVNELEPGSTAQAVLIGKILSVIGLVGGGLWFERVWRRARAAIRVRETGERRTAEVFAHEDARMKKNRVRYHRLVWRDEKHDTGKSLPMAEARIVQFPPGTQVHVYADPAGRLAPVWEGDVGPRAG comes from the coding sequence ATGGACCAGACTTCCCGCGACCCGCTGATAGAGCGCGCGCCGGTGTCGCTGTGGCGCATGCTGCGGAAGTTCGGCGTTCTGCTGACGCTGATCGCCATCGTGCCCGCCATCATCTTCGGGGCCATCGCCATGTTCGAGGGCCGCAAGATCGAGCGGCTGGAACGCGAGGGGGCGGACACCACCGCCGTCGTGACCGGCAAGCGGATCGAGGAGACGCGCGATTCCGACGGCGACCGGCGCTACAGCTACCACGTCGATTTCGACTTCGGCCACGAGACGCGCAGCTACAGCGGCTCGGAGGCGGTGAGCATCGGCTTCTACAACGCGGTCAATGCCGGCGACACCCTGCCGCTGAGGGTCTGGAGCGTGGACCCCACGGTGAACGAGCTTGAGCCCGGATCGACGGCGCAGGCGGTGCTGATCGGCAAGATCCTGTCGGTAATCGGTCTTGTCGGCGGCGGGCTCTGGTTCGAGCGGGTCTGGCGCCGCGCCCGCGCCGCGATCCGGGTGCGCGAGACCGGCGAGCGGCGGACGGCCGAGGTGTTCGCACACGAGGATGCGCGGATGAAGAAGAACCGGGTGCGCTATCACCGGCTGGTCTGGCGCGACGAGAAGCACGACACCGGCAAGTCGCTGCCGATGGCAGAGGCGCGGATCGTGCAGTTCCCGCCGGGCACGCAGGTCCATGTCTATGCCGATCCCGCGGGCCGTCTTGCCCCGGTCTGGGAGGGCGATGTCGGCCCCCGCGCCGGCTGA
- a CDS encoding xanthine dehydrogenase family protein molybdopterin-binding subunit, with protein MKQFGIHQPAKRREDVRFLTGAGRYIDDIAPEGALHMAFFRAPVAHGVITALDVSGARAVPGVVAVYTAADLEGKLENAMDFGTLALPGGGRGAAPRRPMLAEDRVRFAGEAIAAVVAETRAAALDGVEAILAEFDSLPVHLETAVGGPTIHPEAPDNLAYDWHYGDAEATDAAFAAAARTVRLELVDNRIICNAMEPRGCFSEMVDGRLHHAVNGQGVWGTRDALAGKLGMDPADVRVTTPDVGGGFGMKGMDYPEQFVVSFAARELDRPVRWMAERGESMLTDNGGRDVVTVAEAAFDADHRLQAVRIQSVSNLGAYNSAEGQSIQSKLALKVVTGVYDVQVGFFGVKGVYTNTTQIDAYRGAGRPEAIYVIERLMDTSARELGVDPIELRRLNFVKREQFPYRSFSGETYDVGDFNRVLDRAIQEADVAGFAARRAESARRGKLRGLGLSFYIESILGAKNESTKIEFAEDGMVNLYAGTQSNGQGHETVFAQMLHERAGIPFEKIRYIQGDSDLIAHGGGTGGSRSGTTQGNSINATSDLMIRKFKALAEEELEVASPDIVFEDGVFSVAGTDRSIGLMDLADIARAKGKTDLLVTDHEHRIRAGAFPYGAHFAEVEVDPDTGITQCVKYTVVDDFGVLMNPMIVEGQVHGGVAQGLGQAMCEHVVYDESGQLLTGTFMDYAMPRAYDMPGIAFHTELIPTTTNEIGMKGCGEAGTVGAMAAVTNAALDAVWAEGVHRVDMPLTPLRMWGWLQDAAPKMAAE; from the coding sequence ATGAAACAGTTCGGAATCCACCAGCCGGCGAAGCGCAGGGAAGATGTCCGGTTCCTGACCGGCGCCGGGCGCTACATCGACGACATCGCACCCGAAGGCGCGCTGCACATGGCGTTCTTCCGCGCGCCCGTGGCGCATGGGGTGATCACCGCGCTCGACGTGTCGGGCGCGCGGGCTGTGCCGGGGGTGGTGGCGGTCTATACCGCCGCCGACCTGGAGGGGAAGCTCGAGAACGCGATGGATTTCGGCACGCTGGCCCTGCCCGGCGGCGGGCGCGGGGCGGCGCCCCGGCGGCCGATGCTGGCCGAGGACCGGGTGCGCTTCGCCGGCGAGGCGATCGCGGCCGTGGTGGCCGAGACGCGGGCCGCGGCGCTTGACGGGGTCGAGGCGATCCTGGCCGAGTTCGACAGCCTGCCGGTGCACCTGGAAACGGCGGTGGGTGGCCCGACCATCCACCCCGAGGCGCCCGACAACCTGGCCTATGATTGGCATTACGGCGATGCCGAGGCGACCGATGCGGCCTTTGCCGCCGCTGCCCGCACCGTTCGGCTGGAGCTGGTGGACAACCGCATCATCTGCAACGCGATGGAACCGCGGGGCTGCTTTTCGGAGATGGTCGATGGCCGCCTGCACCATGCGGTGAACGGCCAGGGTGTCTGGGGCACCCGCGACGCGCTGGCCGGAAAGCTGGGCATGGACCCCGCGGATGTGCGCGTGACGACGCCCGATGTGGGCGGCGGGTTCGGCATGAAGGGGATGGACTACCCCGAGCAGTTCGTCGTCAGTTTCGCCGCGCGCGAGCTGGACCGCCCGGTCCGCTGGATGGCCGAACGCGGCGAGTCGATGCTGACGGACAATGGCGGGCGCGACGTGGTGACCGTGGCCGAGGCCGCCTTCGACGCGGATCACAGGTTGCAGGCGGTGCGGATCCAGTCGGTGTCGAACCTGGGCGCCTACAACTCGGCCGAGGGGCAGTCGATCCAGTCCAAGCTGGCGCTGAAGGTGGTGACGGGCGTCTACGACGTGCAGGTGGGCTTCTTCGGCGTGAAGGGGGTCTATACCAACACCACCCAGATCGACGCCTATCGCGGCGCCGGCCGGCCCGAGGCGATCTATGTGATCGAGCGGCTGATGGACACCTCGGCCCGCGAGCTGGGTGTCGATCCGATCGAGCTGCGGCGCCTGAACTTCGTGAAGCGCGAGCAGTTCCCCTATCGCAGCTTCTCGGGCGAGACCTATGACGTGGGCGATTTCAACCGGGTGCTGGACCGCGCGATCCAGGAGGCCGACGTGGCGGGCTTTGCCGCGCGGCGCGCCGAGTCCGCCAGGCGCGGCAAGCTGCGTGGGCTGGGCCTGTCCTTCTACATCGAGTCGATCCTTGGCGCGAAGAACGAGTCCACCAAGATCGAATTCGCCGAGGACGGGATGGTGAACCTTTACGCTGGCACCCAGTCGAACGGCCAGGGCCACGAGACGGTGTTCGCGCAGATGCTGCATGAACGCGCCGGCATCCCCTTCGAGAAGATCCGCTATATCCAGGGCGACAGCGACCTGATCGCGCATGGCGGCGGGACCGGCGGCTCGCGCTCGGGCACGACGCAGGGCAATTCGATCAACGCCACCTCGGACCTGATGATCCGCAAGTTCAAGGCGCTGGCCGAGGAAGAGCTGGAGGTGGCAAGCCCCGACATCGTGTTCGAGGACGGCGTGTTCTCGGTCGCGGGGACCGACCGTTCGATCGGGCTGATGGATCTGGCGGACATCGCGCGGGCCAAGGGCAAGACCGACCTGCTGGTGACCGATCACGAGCATCGGATCCGAGCGGGCGCCTTTCCCTACGGCGCGCATTTCGCGGAAGTGGAGGTGGACCCCGACACCGGCATCACGCAATGCGTGAAATATACCGTGGTCGACGATTTCGGGGTGCTGATGAACCCGATGATCGTCGAGGGCCAGGTGCATGGCGGCGTGGCGCAGGGGCTGGGCCAGGCGATGTGCGAGCATGTCGTCTATGACGAAAGCGGCCAGCTGCTGACCGGCACCTTCATGGATTATGCCATGCCGCGCGCCTATGACATGCCCGGCATCGCCTTTCATACCGAGTTGATCCCCACCACCACCAACGAGATCGGCATGAAGGGCTGCGGGGAGGCCGGGACCGTCGGCGCCATGGCCGCAGTGACCAATGCCGCGCTGGACGCGGTATGGGCGGAAGGCGTGCACCGGGTGGACATGCCGCTGACGCCGCTGCGGATGTGGGGCTGGTTGCAGGACGCGGCCCCGAAGATGGCCGCCGAGTGA
- a CDS encoding GNAT family N-acetyltransferase — MSPGVRRGRPDEPGAAALIAAHHAHAHAHTPTDSVFALDAGGLSAPEVDFFVIEDGGHILGMGALRRIGGREAEVKSMHVTETARGRGLARVMLRHLVAEARAMGIARLWLETGSMAAYAPARALYASEGFVPCARFGDYPEDPNSAYMTRTLS; from the coding sequence GTGAGCCCGGGGGTCAGGCGCGGGCGCCCGGACGAGCCGGGCGCCGCCGCGCTGATCGCGGCGCACCACGCCCATGCCCATGCGCATACGCCGACCGACAGCGTGTTCGCGCTGGATGCGGGCGGCCTGTCGGCACCGGAGGTCGATTTCTTCGTGATCGAAGACGGCGGCCATATTCTCGGCATGGGTGCGTTGCGCCGTATCGGTGGGCGCGAGGCGGAAGTGAAGTCGATGCATGTGACGGAAACCGCCCGCGGGCGCGGGCTTGCGCGGGTCATGCTGCGGCATCTGGTGGCCGAGGCGCGGGCCATGGGGATCGCGCGGCTCTGGCTGGAAACGGGATCGATGGCGGCGTATGCCCCTGCCCGCGCGCTCTACGCCTCGGAAGGGTTCGTGCCCTGCGCGCGCTTCGGCGACTACCCCGAGGATCCGAACAGCGCCTACATGACCCGGACGCTTTCCTAG